Proteins from a single region of Rhodovibrio salinarum DSM 9154:
- a CDS encoding Crp/Fnr family transcriptional regulator, translating into MSGQQEGRDRSLARVEIFRDLQDADRRRVEDRCRWRTYAPQETVIAREQDSHEVHFVIWGRVRVLDYAASGREVAFDDIGPGGTVGELAAIDGGMRSASVVAVQRTLTAALDQRSFLNMLAEHPEVSLATMRRLTRMVRQASERIMDLSALGANNRVHAEILRLARQAAGPDAEIARLSPIPVHSEVASRVSTTRETVARVFSDLTREGVLHKERNVLVVDDIPALADLVASVRG; encoded by the coding sequence GTGAGCGGACAGCAGGAGGGGCGTGACCGGTCGCTGGCGCGGGTCGAGATCTTCCGTGACCTGCAAGACGCCGACCGGCGACGGGTCGAGGACCGCTGCCGCTGGCGGACCTACGCGCCGCAGGAAACCGTGATCGCCCGCGAACAGGACAGCCATGAGGTGCACTTCGTCATCTGGGGCCGGGTGCGCGTGCTCGACTATGCCGCCAGCGGGCGGGAGGTTGCGTTCGACGATATCGGCCCCGGCGGCACGGTGGGCGAACTGGCCGCGATCGACGGCGGCATGCGGTCGGCCTCGGTCGTCGCGGTCCAGCGCACCCTGACGGCCGCACTCGATCAGCGCAGCTTTTTGAACATGCTGGCCGAGCATCCCGAGGTCAGCCTGGCCACCATGCGCCGCCTGACCCGGATGGTCCGGCAGGCGAGCGAGCGGATCATGGATCTAAGCGCGCTCGGCGCCAACAACCGCGTCCATGCCGAAATCCTGCGCCTCGCCCGCCAGGCGGCGGGCCCGGACGCGGAAATCGCGCGCCTCTCCCCGATCCCGGTGCATTCCGAGGTGGCGAGCCGGGTTTCCACCACGCGGGAGACGGTTGCCCGCGTGTTCTCGGATCTGACGCGCGAAGGCGTGCTGCACAAGGAACGCAACGTCCTGGTGGTCGACGACATCCCCGCGCTGGCGGATCTGGTGGCCAGCGTGCGCGGCTAG